The Clostridiaceae bacterium HFYG-1003 genome includes a window with the following:
- a CDS encoding ATP-binding cassette domain-containing protein: MTYEQTTEKPMGFSPDRSEQPMIRFEGVSKHFDINGKQTVVINDVSLSVREREIFGLVGETGSGKSTILRMMTGFIEPEAGVIHLMGRKLDRISRHELVRETSMLFQGFNLLSNLNVIENVLLPTRWRGGSKADHLVRARELLSFVGLADYENAYIRTLSGGQKQRVAMARTLMTRPKLIFCDEPTSALDEKMTYEVLKLLKEINERFGTTIVLVSHDIAVIKAMCGRVAIIENGRISDILTLRPHKIEPVSYQEAFRYD, encoded by the coding sequence ATGACCTATGAGCAAACAACCGAAAAACCGATGGGGTTTTCCCCGGACCGATCGGAGCAGCCGATGATCCGCTTTGAAGGAGTGTCCAAACACTTTGACATCAACGGCAAACAGACCGTTGTCATCAACGATGTCAGCCTGAGCGTCCGTGAGCGGGAAATCTTCGGCCTGGTGGGGGAAACCGGCAGCGGCAAGTCCACCATCCTGCGCATGATGACCGGATTCATTGAGCCGGAAGCCGGTGTCATCCATCTGATGGGCAGAAAGCTGGACCGGATCTCCCGCCATGAACTGGTCCGGGAAACCTCCATGCTGTTTCAGGGCTTCAATCTGCTGAGCAATCTTAATGTCATCGAAAATGTCCTGCTGCCCACCCGCTGGCGGGGAGGCAGTAAAGCGGACCATCTGGTCCGGGCCAGAGAGCTCCTGTCCTTCGTCGGGCTGGCGGATTACGAGAACGCCTATATCCGGACGCTGTCCGGAGGTCAGAAGCAGCGGGTTGCCATGGCACGGACCCTGATGACCCGGCCGAAGCTGATTTTCTGTGATGAGCCGACTTCGGCGCTGGATGAGAAAATGACCTACGAGGTGCTTAAGCTGCTCAAGGAGATCAACGAGCGCTTTGGCACAACCATTGTCCTGGTGTCCCACGACATTGCCGTCATCAAGGCTATGTGCGGCCGGGTCGCCATCATCGAGAACGGCCGGATTTCGGACATCCTGACGCTGCGGCCCCATAAAATCGAGCCGGTGTCCTATCAGGAGGCCTTCCGCTATGATTGA
- a CDS encoding thiazole synthase: MKDRRTEQAGNREDQLIIGGREFSSRFILGSGKYSMELIRAAVEHAGAEIVTLALRRANTSGESILDHIPAGVTLLPNTSGARTAEEAVRIARLAREMGCGDFVKIEVIRDSKYLLPDNQETIRATEILAKEGFIVMPYMYPDLNVARDLANAGAACIMPLAAPIGSNKGLCTREFIQLLVDEMDLPVIVDAGIGRPSQACEAMEMGVAAIMANTAIATAGDVAMMAGAFRQAIEAGRLACRSGLGRIIRQGAAASSPLTGLLQETGR, encoded by the coding sequence TTGAAGGACAGAAGGACAGAACAAGCAGGCAATCGGGAGGATCAGCTGATCATCGGGGGGCGGGAGTTTTCTTCCCGCTTCATCCTGGGATCGGGGAAATATTCCATGGAGCTGATCCGGGCGGCGGTGGAACATGCCGGGGCCGAAATCGTAACCCTGGCGCTGCGCCGGGCCAACACCTCGGGGGAGAGCATCCTGGATCATATTCCGGCAGGGGTGACGCTCTTGCCCAATACGTCGGGGGCACGCACCGCTGAGGAAGCGGTGCGGATTGCCCGTCTGGCCCGGGAAATGGGCTGCGGCGATTTTGTCAAAATTGAAGTAATCCGGGACAGTAAGTATCTGCTGCCGGATAATCAGGAAACCATCCGCGCTACGGAAATTCTGGCGAAGGAAGGATTCATCGTCATGCCCTATATGTATCCCGATCTGAATGTGGCCCGGGATCTGGCCAATGCCGGCGCAGCCTGCATCATGCCGCTGGCCGCGCCCATCGGTTCAAACAAGGGCCTGTGCACCCGGGAGTTTATTCAGCTCCTGGTGGATGAGATGGACCTGCCGGTCATTGTCGACGCCGGCATCGGCCGGCCCTCGCAGGCCTGTGAAGCCATGGAGATGGGCGTGGCGGCGATTATGGCGAATACCGCCATTGCCACTGCCGGAGATGTTGCCATGATGGCGGGTGCCTTCCGTCAGGCCATCGAGGCCGGTCGGCTGGCGTGCCGCTCCGGCCTGGGGCGGATCATCCGGCAGGGAGCGGCGGCTTCGTCACCCCTCACCGGTTTGCTGCAGGAGACGGGCAGATGA
- a CDS encoding thiamine phosphate synthase, protein MNMSTFSGRRIAVTNRRMSRRPFLEQLEVIARTMPDAILLREMDLSYAEYITMAKAVLALARRHGIECILRSRPALARQLGCASIHLPFDHLRHFRDELADFQQISVSVHSTEEAKAAQQMGATRLVAGHIFATACKQGLSPRGIEFLEEVCRSVSLPVFAIGGISADNAHLAIAAGAAGVCMMSGYMEME, encoded by the coding sequence ATGAATATGTCTACCTTTAGCGGCCGTCGAATTGCGGTAACCAACCGCAGAATGTCCCGCCGGCCGTTCCTGGAACAGCTGGAAGTCATCGCCCGGACCATGCCGGACGCGATTCTGCTTCGGGAAATGGATCTGAGCTATGCAGAGTACATCACCATGGCCAAAGCGGTCCTGGCGCTTGCCCGGCGCCATGGCATCGAATGCATTCTGCGCAGTCGGCCCGCACTTGCCCGTCAGCTGGGCTGCGCTTCGATTCATCTGCCCTTTGACCATCTCCGGCACTTTCGGGACGAACTGGCTGATTTCCAACAAATCAGCGTATCCGTCCACTCGACAGAAGAGGCCAAGGCAGCCCAGCAAATGGGAGCCACCCGGCTGGTGGCGGGACACATATTTGCCACCGCCTGCAAGCAGGGTCTGTCTCCCAGAGGGATCGAGTTTCTGGAAGAAGTCTGCCGCAGTGTCAGCCTGCCCGTCTTCGCCATCGGCGGCATCAGCGCGGACAATGCTCATCTGGCCATTGCAGCCGGTGCAGCCGGTGTCTGCATGATGTCGGGCTACATGGAAATGGAGTGA
- a CDS encoding MetQ/NlpA family ABC transporter substrate-binding protein encodes MFHKSFKKIRSTAWLAALLLVPMTLSLAGCSPAPAQSKQIKVGVAFYPMKELLLLIQDDLKKDGFELNISEFSDYQAPNNLLKSKELDANMIQHDYFLQSFNKANGSDLVTVQPIYHATFALYSKDPKNLADLPDGASITLADDATNLSRSLYLLGQAGLLTFKDGKTTGLTLEDIATNPKNLKLDDQVPLTSLAQKYSETGLAVMYPTYAKSLKLEGNEQRLYVEKQDDVTKGYAISLVARSDNKDSDGMKALIKHLTSQKVRQFLQDQYSWASTPAFE; translated from the coding sequence ATGTTTCACAAATCATTCAAAAAAATCCGTTCGACCGCCTGGCTGGCCGCACTGCTGCTGGTCCCGATGACCCTGTCCCTGGCAGGCTGCAGCCCGGCTCCCGCCCAGAGCAAACAGATCAAGGTTGGCGTCGCGTTCTATCCGATGAAGGAGCTGCTGCTTCTGATTCAGGATGATCTGAAGAAAGACGGCTTTGAACTCAATATCAGCGAGTTCTCGGATTATCAGGCTCCGAACAACCTGCTCAAGAGCAAGGAGCTCGATGCCAACATGATTCAGCATGACTATTTCCTGCAATCCTTCAACAAGGCCAACGGCTCCGATCTGGTGACGGTTCAGCCCATCTACCACGCAACCTTTGCCCTGTATTCCAAAGACCCGAAGAATCTGGCGGATCTTCCGGACGGTGCCAGCATTACCCTGGCCGATGATGCCACGAACCTGAGCCGTTCGCTGTATCTGCTGGGACAGGCCGGCCTTCTGACCTTCAAGGATGGCAAGACCACGGGTCTGACCCTGGAAGACATTGCAACAAATCCCAAGAATCTGAAGCTGGATGACCAGGTGCCGCTGACCAGTCTGGCTCAGAAATACAGCGAGACCGGACTGGCCGTCATGTATCCTACCTACGCCAAGAGCCTGAAGCTGGAAGGCAATGAACAGCGCCTCTATGTGGAGAAGCAGGATGATGTGACGAAAGGCTACGCCATCTCCCTGGTAGCGCGCAGCGACAACAAGGATAGCGACGGCATGAAAGCGCTGATCAAGCATCTGACGAGCCAGAAAGTACGCCAGTTCCTGCAGGATCAGTACAGCTGGGCCAGCACGCCGGCCTTCGAGTAA
- a CDS encoding ABC transporter permease produces MIDRSLQAFEKFQGDLLKAFLETGDMMLTAMILALTGGLILGFFLFLTRPDGIRQNRLVYFLLSGAINIIRSVPFILFIIVIIPLNRMLIGTGFGVNASKVPLSLIGIATFARFTEQDLLDVGKSTYETSYALGANTLQYFRYFLLKEARSSLVLSFTSTTISLLSYSTVMGIIGGGGLGYLAISEGYHNFNYELMWIIIIAMILMVHLVQTTGNWIAKHYDKR; encoded by the coding sequence ATGATTGATCGATCCCTGCAGGCCTTTGAGAAATTCCAAGGGGACCTGCTGAAGGCTTTTCTGGAGACCGGCGACATGATGCTGACCGCCATGATCCTGGCCCTGACCGGCGGGCTGATCCTGGGCTTTTTTCTGTTCCTGACCCGGCCGGACGGAATCCGGCAGAACCGGCTCGTCTATTTTCTGCTGTCCGGGGCCATCAATATTATCCGATCGGTTCCGTTTATCCTGTTCATCATCGTCATCATTCCGCTGAATCGAATGCTCATCGGCACCGGCTTTGGCGTCAACGCCTCCAAGGTTCCGCTGAGCCTCATCGGCATCGCCACCTTTGCCCGCTTCACCGAGCAGGATCTGCTGGATGTGGGCAAAAGCACCTATGAAACCTCCTACGCCCTGGGCGCCAACACGCTGCAGTACTTCCGGTACTTTCTGCTGAAGGAAGCGCGCAGCTCGCTGGTCCTGAGCTTTACCTCCACCACCATCAGCCTGCTGTCGTATTCCACGGTAATGGGCATCATCGGCGGCGGCGGTCTGGGCTACCTGGCCATCAGCGAAGGCTATCACAACTTCAACTACGAACTGATGTGGATCATCATCATTGCCATGATCCTCATGGTGCATCTGGTCCAGACCACCGGAAACTGGATCGCGAAACATTACGACAAACGATAA
- a CDS encoding MarR family transcriptional regulator translates to MLIDQNNEEQMLGALDRVMRLLRRRPTERPHGGRGVFRMLRLIELLDGISTRDLADRLDVRPSSLNEKLAGLEAKGLIQRDRDDKDQRVFVVRLLPRGRQHLEHLRHERTELADQLAGILTPEETAELTHLAQKLAAGLEEREHQERDSDSASEKGAPWT, encoded by the coding sequence ATGTTGATCGATCAAAATAATGAAGAACAAATGCTGGGAGCGCTGGATCGGGTGATGCGGCTGCTGCGGCGGCGGCCGACGGAGCGTCCCCATGGCGGACGGGGAGTATTTCGGATGCTGCGGCTGATCGAGCTGCTGGATGGAATTTCCACAAGGGATCTGGCGGATCGGCTGGACGTTCGGCCGTCATCGCTGAATGAGAAACTGGCAGGGCTGGAAGCGAAGGGGCTGATTCAGCGAGACCGGGATGACAAGGATCAGCGGGTTTTTGTCGTGCGGCTGCTGCCCCGGGGAAGACAGCATCTGGAGCACCTGCGCCATGAGCGGACAGAACTGGCCGATCAGCTGGCCGGCATCCTGACCCCGGAGGAAACCGCGGAGCTGACCCATCTGGCGCAAAAACTGGCAGCTGGGTTGGAAGAACGGGAACATCAGGAGAGGGATTCGGATTCCGCATCGGAGAAAGGAGCGCCATGGACGTAA
- the thiS gene encoding sulfur carrier protein ThiS: MIRVNGISREEAAGLILAEFLEQAGFAQDRIAVERNGELVRRTEYANLVLAAGDTLEIVQFVGGG, from the coding sequence ATGATCAGGGTAAACGGCATTTCCCGGGAAGAGGCCGCAGGCCTGATTCTGGCTGAATTTCTGGAACAGGCAGGATTTGCACAGGACCGGATTGCGGTGGAACGCAACGGAGAACTGGTGCGACGGACAGAGTATGCCAATCTGGTGCTGGCAGCGGGGGATACATTGGAAATTGTGCAGTTTGTCGGAGGAGGTTAA
- a CDS encoding GNAT family N-acetyltransferase, giving the protein MDETATIRIRTERLELCVLGEGDSEALFDYRSLPEVSRYQSWRPGAVEEVREFARTNSLEQAEKGYGWVQLAVCLPDGRLIGDIGLHFVDEHQMEIGYTLAPAAWGKGYALEAVSAVIDYLFTVRGKHRITGSVDPDNERSIRLLKNLGFRQEAHFIKSLRQDGRWLDDCVYALLEDEWLKRTGKIRP; this is encoded by the coding sequence ATGGATGAGACAGCAACGATCCGCATCCGGACCGAGCGGCTGGAGCTGTGCGTTCTGGGCGAAGGCGACAGCGAAGCGCTCTTTGACTACCGCTCCCTGCCTGAGGTGAGCCGGTACCAGTCCTGGCGGCCGGGGGCGGTGGAGGAAGTCCGGGAGTTTGCCCGGACCAATTCGCTGGAGCAGGCGGAAAAAGGGTACGGCTGGGTTCAGCTGGCGGTTTGTCTGCCCGATGGCCGCCTGATCGGCGACATCGGCCTTCACTTTGTGGATGAGCATCAGATGGAGATCGGCTATACCCTCGCTCCCGCTGCCTGGGGCAAAGGCTATGCCCTGGAGGCAGTGTCAGCCGTCATCGATTATCTGTTCACCGTTCGGGGGAAACACCGGATCACCGGCTCCGTGGATCCGGACAATGAGCGGTCCATCCGCCTGCTGAAGAACCTGGGCTTTCGCCAGGAAGCCCATTTCATCAAAAGCTTACGGCAGGACGGCCGGTGGCTGGACGACTGCGTCTACGCCCTGCTGGAGGATGAGTGGCTGAAACGGACCGGAAAAATCCGGCCATAG
- a CDS encoding helix-turn-helix domain-containing protein codes for MTDKNNQLTAPSPADTKQSGSAARSETSGYFTIREAAELVGVSPATLRNWEKNGLIQSRRRGNNYRVFDWNDVQALQRIRAYSVEAGLSQDAIRGLMGRTGQAEAASDREERKDRTEIDSSVQTALSSETSLVSPESRLLREYREQAGLTLDDAARSVDISPSYLSRIEQGKTNASFDVLSRLARFYGESPLRFFRPNESKGSALVRAGEGAILNSGLSGVGIESLLESPLAPFQAARFTVSPGCGDNRSHAHRSGFEFLLLLCGQLSVTLDETTTWQLGPQDSLHFASSRPHAWHNPGPEEAVLLWVHSYL; via the coding sequence TTGACTGACAAAAATAATCAGCTGACAGCACCGTCTCCTGCTGACACAAAGCAGAGCGGCAGCGCTGCCCGCTCAGAAACAAGCGGTTATTTTACGATTCGGGAAGCAGCTGAACTGGTCGGGGTCTCACCAGCCACGTTGCGCAACTGGGAAAAAAACGGCCTCATTCAATCCAGACGGCGTGGCAATAACTATCGGGTCTTTGACTGGAACGATGTACAGGCCCTGCAGAGGATTCGTGCCTACTCCGTGGAAGCCGGTCTGTCTCAGGATGCAATCCGCGGCCTGATGGGCCGAACCGGGCAGGCTGAAGCTGCCTCAGACCGGGAGGAACGAAAGGACCGGACTGAAATTGATTCTTCTGTACAAACTGCTCTTTCATCCGAAACATCCCTGGTCTCTCCGGAGTCCCGTCTCCTGAGAGAATACCGGGAGCAGGCCGGTCTGACGTTGGATGATGCGGCCAGATCCGTCGACATTTCCCCTTCGTACCTGAGCCGCATTGAACAGGGCAAGACCAATGCCTCCTTCGACGTCCTCAGTCGCCTGGCCCGGTTTTACGGAGAGAGCCCGCTGCGCTTTTTCCGGCCGAATGAATCGAAGGGCAGCGCCCTGGTTCGGGCGGGCGAGGGAGCGATTCTGAACTCCGGACTTTCCGGGGTAGGAATCGAATCCCTGCTGGAATCCCCTTTAGCGCCTTTTCAGGCTGCCCGCTTTACCGTCAGCCCCGGCTGCGGCGACAACCGGTCCCATGCTCACCGCTCCGGTTTCGAATTTCTGCTGCTGCTTTGCGGTCAGCTCAGCGTAACCCTGGATGAGACCACTACCTGGCAGCTCGGTCCGCAGGACTCCCTGCATTTTGCTTCGAGCCGCCCCCATGCCTGGCATAATCCCGGCCCGGAGGAAGCTGTCCTGCTCTGGGTTCATTCCTATCTCTAG
- the thiF gene encoding sulfur carrier protein ThiS adenylyltransferase ThiF: MERNHCEGGIPSPQEFEKVMDERFSPTVHEKLRRGRVGIAGLGGLGSHIAVMLARSGVGCLHLVDFDVVELSNLNRQAYRLEHLGMAKTQALSEELKRINPYLDIRTDQLRVTEQNAGEIFRADPIVCEAFDRPQAKAMLVNTLLGETTETVVIAGSGMAGYGSANAISSRRMGRRLCLCGDGTTDIDSGIGLMAARVSICAGHQANGAIRLLLGETQI; this comes from the coding sequence ATGGAACGAAACCATTGCGAGGGAGGGATCCCCTCACCACAGGAATTTGAGAAGGTCATGGACGAGCGCTTTTCGCCGACGGTCCATGAAAAACTCCGCCGGGGCCGGGTTGGAATCGCGGGACTGGGCGGGCTCGGCTCCCATATCGCGGTGATGCTGGCCCGCTCAGGAGTGGGCTGCCTCCACCTGGTGGATTTTGATGTGGTTGAACTGAGCAACCTGAACCGTCAGGCCTACCGGCTGGAGCACCTGGGGATGGCCAAGACCCAGGCGCTGAGCGAAGAACTGAAACGGATCAATCCTTATCTGGACATCCGGACGGATCAGCTGCGGGTGACCGAGCAAAACGCCGGTGAGATCTTCCGGGCCGATCCCATCGTCTGTGAAGCCTTTGACCGGCCGCAGGCCAAAGCCATGCTCGTTAATACCCTGCTGGGTGAAACCACAGAAACTGTGGTCATCGCGGGCTCGGGCATGGCGGGATATGGCAGCGCCAATGCCATCAGCTCTCGCCGGATGGGGCGACGGCTCTGCCTGTGCGGTGACGGCACCACCGACATCGACTCCGGCATCGGCCTGATGGCGGCCCGGGTCAGCATCTGTGCGGGCCATCAGGCCAACGGGGCAATCCGCCTGCTCCTGGGCGAGACACAGATCTGA
- the thiH gene encoding 2-iminoacetate synthase ThiH, with protein MMRGMDPMAYLPDMEAIPEDIMNRVLTSRAAYNEGAFSGADVERALQSDRLSADGFAALLSPAARPYLEEMVRRATEETRRHFGSSVYLFTPLYLSNYCENHCVYCGFNCRNQIRRMKLDPQRMEEELRAIADTGLEEILLLTGESPAASDVEYIAAACAMARRHFKMVGVEVYPMDSREYAHLHESGADFVTVFQETYDPIRYGELHLAGRKRSFPYRFHAQERALRGGMRGVAFGALLGLADFRRDAFATGLHAHLIQRKYPHAEISISCPRLCPAGTEEPIDPQLIGEEELLQIMAAYRLFLPYANLTISTRERAQFRDQVIGRMATKISAGVSTGIGSHVSGEDTGDEQFEIFDSRTVAEVTIAIQSRGLEAVRNEYVYL; from the coding sequence ATGATGAGAGGAATGGATCCCATGGCATATCTGCCGGACATGGAAGCAATCCCCGAGGACATCATGAACCGGGTGCTGACTTCCCGGGCGGCATACAATGAAGGCGCCTTCAGCGGGGCGGATGTGGAGCGGGCGCTTCAGTCCGACCGGCTCTCAGCGGATGGCTTTGCCGCCCTGCTGTCCCCGGCTGCCCGGCCGTATCTCGAGGAAATGGTCCGTCGGGCCACGGAAGAAACCCGCCGGCATTTCGGAAGCTCAGTGTATCTGTTTACTCCGCTCTACCTTTCCAATTACTGTGAGAATCATTGTGTCTACTGCGGGTTCAACTGCCGCAATCAGATTCGCCGGATGAAGCTGGATCCCCAGCGCATGGAAGAGGAACTTCGGGCCATCGCCGATACCGGCCTGGAAGAGATCCTGCTGCTGACCGGAGAGAGTCCGGCCGCTTCCGATGTGGAGTACATCGCGGCGGCCTGTGCCATGGCCCGCCGGCATTTCAAAATGGTAGGAGTTGAGGTTTATCCCATGGACAGTCGGGAGTATGCCCATCTTCATGAATCCGGCGCTGACTTTGTGACGGTGTTTCAGGAAACCTACGATCCGATCCGGTATGGGGAACTGCACCTGGCCGGGCGGAAACGGAGCTTTCCGTACCGGTTCCATGCCCAGGAACGGGCTTTGCGGGGAGGAATGCGCGGAGTTGCTTTCGGTGCGCTGCTGGGTCTGGCGGATTTTCGCAGAGATGCCTTCGCTACCGGGCTGCACGCTCACCTGATTCAGCGCAAATACCCTCATGCCGAGATCTCAATATCCTGTCCCCGGCTTTGTCCGGCCGGAACGGAAGAGCCAATCGATCCTCAGCTCATCGGTGAGGAGGAGCTGCTCCAGATCATGGCGGCTTACCGGCTGTTTCTGCCGTACGCCAATCTGACCATATCCACCCGGGAACGGGCGCAGTTCAGGGACCAGGTCATTGGCCGGATGGCTACAAAAATTTCGGCCGGAGTCAGTACCGGGATCGGGTCCCATGTCTCCGGGGAGGACACCGGCGATGAACAGTTCGAAATCTTCGATTCAAGAACCGTGGCGGAAGTAACGATCGCCATACAGAGCAGGGGACTGGAGGCGGTGCGGAATGAATATGTCTACCTTTAG
- a CDS encoding glutathione S-transferase N-terminal domain-containing protein, whose protein sequence is MKQVIVYSTPTUPWCYRVKDYLNSKNVEFVEKNVSLDREAAMEMIHKSRQRGVPVLDIGGEIIVGFDMESINRALEI, encoded by the coding sequence ATGAAGCAAGTCATCGTTTATTCCACCCCCACCTGACCGTGGTGCTACAGGGTAAAGGATTACCTGAACAGCAAGAATGTTGAGTTTGTCGAGAAGAATGTCTCCCTGGATCGGGAAGCCGCCATGGAGATGATCCATAAATCCCGTCAGCGCGGAGTTCCGGTGCTGGACATCGGTGGTGAAATCATCGTCGGGTTTGACATGGAGAGTATCAATCGGGCCCTGGAGATTTAA
- a CDS encoding ABC transporter ATP-binding protein/permease, with protein MDVKGMGRGSRGFLSDEEKANRPKVSRELLLRIWGYLRPYWKQLSLVFVAILAASVLQVFPAILTGRIIDEGLIGRNLPVVVSLIGMSLGVTLGANLIGVLESYLNAWISQHITFDMRNSMFRHLQGMSQQFFTTNQQGDIITRMTSDISGVQLIITNTLTSILSNSITLTVALIAMYRKNWILATLGLILVPLFTLPTKRVGKTRWSLTREAQVHNDEINSILNETLSVSGQMLVKLYGREDAEYGRYEAANRAMIDLNIRERMAGRWFRVALTTFSSIGPMLIYLVGGVLMMRYDSNLTVGDITVLVALLGRMYAPVNALMNIQVDWIRSMALFTRIFEYFDLPQDIASPPDAVVPKAAAGRVDFEQVSFAYDPDRPILKDISFSLDPGRSIAIVGPSGSGKSTIINLIPRLYDVTGGRVRLDGIDVRRLELGFLRRQIGVVTQDTYLFNGTIRDNLLYARPEATQAELDRACDQANILDFIRRQPQGYDTLVGNRGLKLSGGEKQRLSIARVLLKDPAVLIFDEATSALDSISEATIQEAIDPLIQSRTSIIIAHRLSTILAADEILVLKDGRIVERGIHTDLVTRNGIYRELYETQFLKAADVPKATLTGGEKSSENSRLQ; from the coding sequence ATGGACGTAAAGGGAATGGGTCGAGGGTCCCGCGGATTTCTGTCGGACGAGGAGAAGGCGAATCGCCCCAAGGTCAGCCGGGAACTGCTTCTGCGGATCTGGGGATATCTGCGCCCCTACTGGAAGCAGCTGAGTCTGGTGTTCGTCGCCATACTGGCAGCATCCGTTCTGCAGGTGTTCCCCGCCATCCTGACCGGACGAATTATTGACGAGGGGCTCATCGGCAGAAATCTGCCGGTAGTGGTTTCTCTGATTGGTATGTCTCTGGGCGTTACGCTGGGGGCCAATCTGATCGGAGTGCTGGAGAGCTATCTCAATGCCTGGATCTCACAGCACATCACCTTCGACATGCGCAACAGCATGTTCCGGCATCTCCAGGGCATGTCCCAGCAGTTTTTCACTACCAACCAGCAGGGTGACATCATCACCCGCATGACCAGCGATATTTCCGGTGTCCAGCTGATCATCACCAACACGCTGACCAGCATTCTTTCGAATTCCATCACCCTCACGGTGGCGCTGATTGCGATGTACCGTAAGAACTGGATTCTGGCGACGCTGGGACTGATTCTGGTTCCGCTGTTTACTCTGCCGACCAAGCGGGTGGGCAAGACCCGCTGGTCTCTGACGCGGGAAGCGCAGGTGCATAACGATGAGATCAACAGCATCCTGAATGAAACGCTGTCGGTCAGCGGCCAGATGCTGGTCAAGCTGTACGGCCGGGAGGATGCGGAGTACGGGCGCTATGAAGCTGCCAATCGGGCCATGATTGATTTGAACATCCGCGAACGGATGGCAGGCCGCTGGTTTCGGGTGGCGCTCACGACCTTCTCCAGCATCGGGCCGATGCTGATCTACCTGGTGGGGGGCGTGCTCATGATGCGCTATGACTCCAACCTGACCGTGGGCGACATTACCGTGCTGGTAGCTCTGCTGGGCCGAATGTATGCGCCGGTCAATGCCCTGATGAACATCCAGGTAGACTGGATCCGTTCCATGGCGCTGTTTACCAGAATTTTTGAGTATTTTGACCTGCCCCAGGACATCGCTTCCCCGCCGGACGCGGTAGTTCCCAAAGCGGCGGCAGGACGCGTCGACTTCGAACAGGTCTCCTTTGCCTATGATCCGGACCGCCCGATTCTCAAGGACATCAGCTTCTCACTGGATCCCGGCAGAAGCATTGCCATCGTCGGTCCCTCCGGATCGGGGAAGAGCACCATCATCAATCTGATTCCCCGGCTGTATGATGTCACCGGCGGCCGGGTGCGGCTGGACGGAATCGATGTCCGTCGGCTGGAGCTGGGTTTTCTGCGCCGGCAGATCGGCGTTGTGACCCAGGATACTTATCTGTTCAACGGCACCATCCGCGACAACCTGCTCTATGCCAGGCCGGAGGCGACGCAGGCGGAGCTGGATCGGGCCTGTGATCAGGCCAATATCCTGGATTTCATCCGGCGGCAGCCCCAGGGGTATGACACGCTGGTGGGCAACCGCGGCCTGAAGCTGTCCGGCGGCGAGAAGCAGCGGCTCTCCATTGCCCGGGTGCTCCTGAAGGATCCGGCGGTACTGATCTTTGACGAAGCCACCTCCGCGCTGGACTCCATCTCCGAAGCTACGATTCAGGAAGCCATTGATCCTTTGATTCAGTCGCGGACCAGCATCATCATTGCTCATCGCTTGTCCACCATTCTGGCGGCGGATGAAATCCTGGTCCTCAAGGACGGCCGCATTGTCGAACGGGGCATTCATACGGATCTGGTGACTCGGAACGGCATTTACCGCGAGCTCTACGAGACTCAGTTTCTGAAAGCGGCCGATGTGCCCAAGGCGACTCTCACCGGTGGTGAGAAATCCTCGGAAAACAGCCGGTTGCAGTAA